In Nostoc sp. GT001, a genomic segment contains:
- a CDS encoding MoxR family ATPase, which translates to MVQAVGGKLLEYTGKVQPQLGERGANGQLLYPYFPNPELVEAVNLAIYLERPLLLKGEPGCGKTLLASAVAYELDLKLEAWYVKSTSRARDGLYIYDAVGRLRDAQLATSSRLTPEQILRIDDPTSYVRWEPLGRAFQQQQRRVVLIDEIDKADIDFPNDLLLELDQKRFFVEETGQKIEAKAAPIVLITSNDEKDLPDAFLRRCLFHYVEFPSRERLIEIVNALFPTSPEALVKQAIDSFWRLREKMQEDKGEAGKKVSTSELIDWFRVLRRYPEDEALAKLDGKIPYAGVLLKRWDDHLRYLRQSRGRE; encoded by the coding sequence ATGGTTCAAGCCGTAGGTGGAAAACTCTTGGAATATACAGGTAAAGTTCAGCCACAGTTGGGAGAAAGAGGCGCGAACGGACAGCTTTTATATCCCTATTTTCCTAATCCCGAACTGGTAGAAGCGGTGAATTTGGCGATTTACTTAGAACGCCCCTTACTACTGAAGGGAGAACCAGGATGTGGGAAGACTTTACTGGCAAGTGCAGTTGCCTACGAGCTAGATTTGAAATTAGAAGCTTGGTATGTTAAATCCACCAGTCGAGCGCGGGATGGTTTGTATATTTACGATGCCGTGGGACGGTTGCGTGATGCCCAACTTGCAACCTCCAGTCGCCTAACACCAGAACAAATTCTGCGAATTGATGACCCGACTAGCTATGTACGCTGGGAGCCATTAGGACGAGCATTTCAGCAACAGCAGCGCAGGGTAGTGTTAATTGATGAAATTGATAAAGCTGATATTGATTTTCCTAATGATTTGCTATTGGAATTAGACCAAAAACGATTCTTTGTCGAAGAAACAGGACAAAAAATTGAGGCCAAAGCAGCACCAATTGTTTTAATCACCAGTAATGATGAGAAGGATTTACCGGATGCCTTCTTGCGTCGATGTTTGTTTCACTATGTGGAATTTCCAAGTCGTGAGCGATTAATAGAAATTGTTAATGCTCTGTTTCCTACTTCACCCGAAGCTTTGGTGAAGCAAGCCATAGATAGCTTCTGGCGTCTGCGGGAGAAAATGCAAGAAGACAAGGGGGAGGCTGGCAAAAAGGTCAGCACTAGCGAATTAATTGATTGGTTTCGCGTTCTGCGCCGTTATCCTGAAGATGAAGCTCTAGCAAAACTGGATGGCAAGATACCTTATGCTGGCGTGTTGCTGAAAAGGTGGGATGACCATTTACGTTATTTGAGACAAAGCCGTGGACGTGAATGA
- a CDS encoding RNA helicase, whose product MNYPAPSPELDLGTIFPFDLDQFQKEAIASLNAGRSVVVCAPTGSGKTLVGEYAIYRALSRGKRVFYTTPLKALSNQKLRDFREKFGFDQVGLLTGDASIHRDAPILVMTTEIFRNMLYGTPIGQIGISLVDVEAVILDECHYMNDRQRGTVWEESIIYCPREVQLAALSATVANSDQLTDWLNRVHGPTDLIYSDFRPVPLEFHFCNPKGLFPLLNDSKTKINPRLQKKKGKGGERDRGRNGRPEAPGIIYTLSQLEQRDMLPAIYFIFSRRGCDKAVAEVGDLWLVNNEESQILRQQIDDFLARNPEAGRSGQIAPLYRGIAAHHAGILPAWKALVEELFQQGLIKVVFATETLAAGINMPARTTVISTLSKRTDTGHRLLNASEFLQMAGRAGRRGMDKQGHVVTVQTPFEGAKEAAYLGTSKPDPLVSQFTPSYGMVLNLLQTHTLEQTRELIERSFGQYMATLHLRPEYDEIAELQTQLAQLHEQIAAVNENELAVYEKLRQRLKVERQILKTLQEQAQDDRQEELGMMLGFAVSGTLLSLKGKNITVSSPVTAVLVGKSPGSGQAPYLVCLGHDNRWYVATTGDVVDLYAELPRIEVPPNVLPPPEMPLKPGQSRRGNEESFAIAVRIPNPIESLHLAPEVAEQLSHVTAIQEQLEAHPLHQSGNAATLFKRRARYVELEAELEQLQGQVEQQSQRHWEEFLNLIAILQHFDALDNLVPTVLGRIAAAIRGENELWLGLVFASGELDNLDPHHLAAAAAALVMETPRPDSKVNFDLSNEVAEALKKLRGIRHQMFQRQRRYNVALPIWLEFELIAIVEQWALGMEWTELCENTTLDEGDVVRILRRTLDLLSQIPHIPHLPDSFLRNAYRAMQLIDRFPVNEVVE is encoded by the coding sequence GTGAATTATCCTGCACCGTCTCCAGAACTTGACTTAGGGACTATATTTCCCTTTGATCTGGATCAGTTTCAAAAAGAAGCGATCGCGTCCCTAAACGCTGGACGCTCCGTAGTCGTATGTGCCCCCACAGGTTCGGGCAAAACATTAGTCGGGGAATACGCCATTTATCGTGCCCTATCACGAGGGAAGCGTGTATTTTATACTACTCCCCTGAAGGCGCTGTCTAATCAAAAATTACGTGACTTTCGAGAAAAATTCGGGTTTGATCAAGTCGGGCTATTAACTGGAGATGCTTCCATTCACAGGGATGCACCGATTTTGGTGATGACCACAGAAATTTTCCGAAATATGCTCTATGGTACACCCATCGGGCAAATCGGCATCTCATTGGTAGACGTTGAAGCAGTGATACTTGATGAGTGCCACTACATGAACGATCGCCAGCGCGGTACAGTTTGGGAAGAATCAATCATCTATTGTCCCCGTGAAGTCCAACTGGCAGCCCTCTCAGCAACGGTTGCCAACAGCGATCAACTCACCGATTGGCTAAATCGCGTTCACGGCCCAACAGACCTGATTTACTCCGATTTTCGCCCAGTCCCCTTAGAATTTCACTTTTGCAATCCTAAAGGTTTATTCCCCCTGCTGAATGATAGCAAAACCAAAATTAACCCCCGGCTTCAGAAAAAAAAGGGGAAGGGGGGAGAAAGGGATAGGGGGAGAAATGGCAGACCGGAAGCTCCCGGTATAATTTATACCTTGAGCCAGTTAGAACAACGGGATATGCTACCAGCAATTTACTTTATTTTCAGCCGCCGGGGATGTGATAAAGCGGTGGCAGAAGTGGGTGACTTATGGCTGGTAAATAATGAAGAGTCTCAGATTTTGCGGCAACAGATTGATGACTTTTTAGCCCGCAATCCTGAAGCAGGGCGTTCTGGACAAATTGCACCCCTGTATCGAGGAATTGCTGCTCACCACGCGGGGATTTTACCTGCTTGGAAAGCACTGGTAGAAGAACTATTTCAGCAAGGGCTGATTAAAGTAGTATTCGCCACTGAGACACTAGCAGCGGGAATTAATATGCCCGCTCGAACAACGGTAATTTCTACCCTTTCCAAGCGTACCGACACCGGACACCGCCTGTTGAACGCTTCCGAATTCTTGCAAATGGCGGGACGAGCAGGCCGGCGGGGGATGGATAAACAAGGTCATGTGGTGACAGTCCAAACTCCCTTTGAAGGAGCCAAAGAAGCGGCGTATTTGGGAACATCCAAGCCAGACCCTCTAGTAAGTCAGTTTACGCCCAGTTACGGCATGGTACTCAACTTGTTGCAAACCCATACCCTAGAGCAAACCAGGGAACTGATAGAGCGCAGTTTTGGGCAGTATATGGCGACCTTGCATTTACGGCCAGAATACGATGAGATTGCCGAATTGCAAACCCAATTAGCTCAACTTCATGAGCAAATCGCCGCAGTTAATGAAAATGAACTGGCTGTTTATGAGAAATTGCGGCAACGCCTGAAGGTGGAACGCCAGATATTGAAAACCTTGCAAGAGCAAGCACAGGACGACAGACAAGAAGAATTGGGGATGATGTTGGGCTTTGCAGTGTCAGGAACTCTATTGAGTCTCAAGGGCAAAAATATCACAGTGTCTTCACCCGTAACCGCAGTTTTAGTGGGAAAATCGCCGGGTTCTGGTCAAGCTCCTTACTTGGTATGCTTGGGGCACGATAACCGCTGGTATGTAGCAACTACAGGGGATGTAGTCGATTTGTATGCCGAACTGCCGCGAATTGAGGTGCCACCTAATGTACTGCCACCGCCAGAGATGCCTTTGAAGCCAGGACAGTCACGCCGTGGTAACGAAGAAAGCTTTGCGATCGCTGTGCGTATTCCCAATCCGATAGAATCTTTGCATCTAGCACCAGAAGTAGCGGAACAACTCAGTCACGTTACCGCTATTCAAGAGCAATTAGAAGCTCATCCCCTACATCAATCAGGCAATGCCGCAACGCTTTTCAAGCGTCGAGCCCGCTATGTAGAACTAGAAGCCGAACTCGAACAGTTGCAAGGGCAAGTAGAGCAACAGTCACAACGTCATTGGGAAGAATTTCTCAATTTAATCGCCATTCTGCAACATTTTGACGCTTTGGATAACTTAGTCCCCACAGTATTAGGGCGAATCGCTGCCGCCATTCGAGGGGAAAATGAATTGTGGCTGGGTTTAGTATTCGCTAGTGGTGAATTAGACAATTTAGATCCGCATCATTTAGCAGCAGCAGCAGCGGCTTTGGTGATGGAAACGCCCCGTCCAGATAGCAAAGTTAATTTTGACCTTAGTAATGAAGTGGCAGAAGCCTTGAAAAAATTGCGGGGAATTCGCCACCAAATGTTCCAACGACAACGGCGGTATAACGTAGCCCTGCCGATATGGTTGGAATTTGAGTTAATTGCCATAGTCGAACAATGGGCACTGGGAATGGAGTGGACTGAACTCTGCGAGAACACTACCTTGGATGAAGGCGATGTAGTGAGAATTTTACGCAGAACTCTGGATTTATTGTCGCAGATACCCCACATTCCCCATTTGCCAGACTCTTTCTTGCGCAATGCCTATCGGGCGATGCAGTTGATTGATAGATTCCCTGTAAATGAGGTGGTTGAATAG
- the proC gene encoding pyrroline-5-carboxylate reductase, with the protein MTIKFGLIGGGVMGEALLSRLITRGIYQSSEVIVSEPLSSRLDFLKQQYGVTVTTDNSQVFTEAKEVLFLAVKPQVFSAIAQELADIDILNREHSPLIISILAGVLLSQLEAAFVQLPVIRAMPNTPATVGAGVTAICFGAYTNALHHQIAQQVFSAVGEVVEVSEGLMDAVTGLSGSGPAYVALLIEALADGGVAAGLPRVIANQLALQTVLGTAKLLQETKMHPAELKDRVTSPGGTTIAGIAKLEQAGFRSALIEAVKAATERSQELGK; encoded by the coding sequence ATGACTATAAAATTTGGCTTAATTGGTGGTGGGGTAATGGGAGAAGCGCTCTTATCCCGCCTTATCACGCGTGGAATTTATCAATCATCAGAAGTCATAGTTAGCGAACCGCTATCTTCACGCCTAGATTTTTTAAAGCAGCAATACGGTGTTACTGTGACGACAGATAATAGCCAGGTTTTCACTGAAGCAAAAGAAGTTCTATTTTTGGCAGTGAAACCCCAGGTATTTAGCGCGATCGCTCAAGAATTAGCAGATATTGATATTCTTAATAGAGAACATTCACCTCTCATCATTTCTATTTTGGCGGGTGTGCTCTTAAGTCAGCTAGAAGCAGCGTTTGTGCAATTGCCAGTGATTAGAGCAATGCCCAACACCCCGGCAACAGTAGGAGCAGGAGTTACTGCGATTTGTTTCGGTGCATATACCAATGCCTTGCATCACCAAATAGCACAGCAAGTTTTTTCTGCTGTGGGTGAAGTCGTAGAAGTTTCAGAAGGGCTGATGGATGCAGTTACAGGGCTATCTGGTAGCGGCCCCGCTTACGTGGCGTTGTTAATAGAAGCACTTGCAGATGGCGGAGTAGCCGCAGGTTTACCTAGAGTAATTGCCAATCAACTAGCCTTGCAAACCGTACTGGGAACAGCAAAACTGTTGCAGGAAACCAAAATGCACCCAGCAGAACTCAAAGATCGTGTTACCAGCCCCGGAGGTACAACCATTGCCGGGATTGCCAAGCTAGAACAGGCAGGATTTCGTTCCGCTTTAATTGAAGCAGTCAAAGCTGCCACAGAGCGATCGCAAGAACTGGGAAAATAA
- a CDS encoding cell division protein SepF → MNNIFSKLRDFVGLNEQVEYEYYEEEPETDNNNYQNLYQQENPQPAPQENPAAQNRRWREPVPTMGDDMTAGSKPMGNVIGMPGAINGISEVLVLEPRTFEEMPQAIQALRERKSVVLNLTIMDPDQAQRAVDFVAGGTYALDGHQERIGESIFLFTPSCVQVSTQGGVLHEVPQPPVRPSRPTTGTPNQSWGNETNRMAQ, encoded by the coding sequence ATGAACAACATTTTTTCCAAACTCAGAGACTTTGTGGGTCTAAATGAGCAAGTAGAATACGAGTATTACGAAGAAGAACCAGAAACAGATAATAATAATTATCAAAATCTGTATCAGCAAGAAAATCCCCAGCCAGCACCACAAGAGAATCCAGCCGCTCAAAATCGACGCTGGCGGGAACCAGTGCCTACAATGGGAGATGATATGACAGCAGGTTCAAAGCCAATGGGGAATGTGATTGGTATGCCAGGAGCAATTAACGGAATTTCGGAAGTTTTAGTACTCGAACCACGCACCTTTGAAGAAATGCCCCAGGCAATTCAAGCGTTGCGCGAACGCAAGTCAGTGGTATTAAATCTGACAATCATGGATCCAGATCAAGCTCAACGAGCAGTAGATTTTGTAGCAGGTGGTACTTACGCACTAGATGGACATCAAGAGCGCATCGGAGAGAGCATCTTTTTGTTTACACCAAGTTGTGTCCAAGTTAGTACCCAAGGTGGCGTTCTTCATGAAGTACCACAACCACCAGTACGTCCTTCCCGTCCGACAACAGGTACTCCAAATCAAAGCTGGGGCAACGAAACTAACCGGATGGCACAATAA
- a CDS encoding YggS family pyridoxal phosphate-dependent enzyme, with product MNSSISERILSIRSSLPTSVKLIAVSKQVSAQAIRSAYNAGIRDFGESRIQEAASKQAELQDLPDITWHFIGHLQSNKAKKAIEHFPWIHSVDNLKLAQRLDQLAQQLGVSPQVCLQVKILPDPNKSGWSVPELLADLPTLNQYKNLQIQGLMTIPPSGLKDSEILSVFNRNRELAKEIQEQNWSHIKMQHLSMGMSGDYELAVQAGTTMVRLGTILFGDRS from the coding sequence ATGAACAGTTCGATTTCCGAACGTATTCTTTCCATTCGTTCCTCACTGCCAACTTCAGTCAAATTGATTGCTGTTAGCAAGCAAGTTTCTGCCCAGGCCATTCGGTCTGCATACAACGCCGGAATTCGTGATTTCGGGGAAAGTCGTATCCAAGAAGCTGCCAGCAAACAAGCCGAGTTGCAAGACTTACCGGATATTACCTGGCACTTTATTGGACATTTGCAAAGCAATAAAGCCAAAAAAGCCATCGAGCATTTCCCTTGGATTCACTCCGTGGATAATTTGAAGCTGGCACAGCGCTTAGACCAATTGGCGCAACAGCTAGGAGTGAGTCCCCAGGTTTGCCTGCAAGTGAAAATTCTCCCCGATCCCAACAAGTCTGGTTGGAGTGTGCCAGAACTTTTGGCTGATTTACCCACACTCAATCAATACAAAAATTTACAAATTCAAGGTTTGATGACAATTCCGCCATCAGGATTAAAAGATTCTGAAATTCTCAGTGTGTTTAATCGCAATCGTGAGCTAGCCAAAGAAATCCAGGAGCAAAACTGGTCGCATATTAAAATGCAGCACCTATCTATGGGTATGTCAGGCGACTACGAACTGGCAGTGCAAGCAGGCACAACGATGGTACGATTAGGAACAATCTTGTTTGGCGATCGCTCTTAG
- the pipX gene encoding transcriptional coactivator PipX: MNPENAETYINHPTWGLLYKICMVDENQDLFTTLYAQRLFFLVANDVKGVKFQSLGRTEARMMLENRLRTLRRSGHSQEYDQLQSVFQRTFQ, translated from the coding sequence ATGAATCCAGAAAACGCAGAAACTTACATAAACCATCCAACTTGGGGTTTACTCTACAAAATCTGTATGGTTGATGAGAACCAGGATTTGTTCACCACACTTTATGCTCAGCGCTTATTTTTTTTGGTGGCAAATGACGTTAAAGGTGTTAAATTCCAGTCTCTAGGACGTACTGAGGCGAGAATGATGTTGGAAAATCGCTTACGTACCCTGCGGCGCAGTGGGCATTCTCAGGAGTACGATCAGCTTCAGAGTGTTTTCCAGCGCACCTTCCAATGA